A single window of Chitinophaga sp. XS-30 DNA harbors:
- a CDS encoding tRNA1(Val) (adenine(37)-N6)-methyltransferase, whose translation MYQQGSAMKVCTDACIQGAFTALHAGRPGRVLDIGAGTGLLSLMLAQGVGEAMPGGDGMIGTGGTDDSASVALIDAIELDAGAAAQAQQNFEASPWKERLQLIREDVRDYRPDFSYSFIITNPPFYENALKSPDDQRNAAMHAVSLDYEALLAAISRLLSADGRFSVLLPYEGFQRFRGLAEAAGFVPQELLEVRQAPGRAYFRAVGIFARALSAATQRQELTIYDDRRQYTPAFIQLLKPYYLNL comes from the coding sequence GTGTACCAACAAGGCAGTGCCATGAAGGTGTGTACGGATGCCTGCATACAGGGCGCATTTACCGCTTTGCATGCGGGCAGGCCCGGCCGTGTGCTGGATATTGGCGCCGGAACGGGGTTGCTGAGCCTGATGCTGGCGCAGGGAGTGGGGGAAGCGATGCCCGGCGGAGATGGTATGATCGGTACCGGTGGCACGGATGATTCAGCATCTGTGGCCCTGATAGATGCGATCGAACTGGATGCCGGTGCAGCGGCGCAGGCACAGCAGAATTTTGAAGCCTCCCCCTGGAAGGAGCGGCTGCAGCTGATCCGTGAAGATGTGCGGGATTATCGTCCGGACTTTTCCTATTCCTTCATCATAACCAATCCTCCTTTTTACGAGAATGCGCTGAAAAGTCCGGATGACCAGCGGAATGCCGCTATGCATGCCGTTTCGCTGGATTATGAGGCTTTGCTGGCCGCGATATCCCGCCTGTTATCGGCGGACGGCCGTTTTTCGGTATTGCTGCCGTATGAGGGGTTTCAGCGGTTCCGGGGGCTGGCGGAGGCGGCGGGCTTTGTGCCGCAGGAATTGCTGGAGGTCAGGCAGGCGCCGGGGCGTGCGTATTTCCGCGCGGTTGGCATCTTTGCACGGGCTTTATCCGCGGCAACACAGCGGCAGGAGCTGACGATATATGACGATCGACGTCAATATACCCCTGCATTCATTCAACTACTGAAGCCTTACTACCTGAACCTGTAG
- a CDS encoding iron-sulfur cluster co-chaperone HscB C-terminal domain-containing protein — translation MKEIAMVEAMLDRRELLTAEERQPLPHLFMMEMLTLNEHLVQLELNPSAGGIAKFRRQVTGMQEELAAEIRSLLENGHEETMTATEWEQLKEFHYKQKYLLRILQRLSTFASRDQVSSS, via the coding sequence ATGAAGGAAATAGCGATGGTGGAAGCGATGCTGGACCGCCGGGAACTGCTGACCGCAGAGGAGCGGCAGCCATTACCACACCTGTTCATGATGGAGATGCTGACGCTGAATGAGCATCTGGTGCAACTGGAACTGAACCCCTCGGCCGGGGGCATAGCGAAGTTCCGGCGGCAGGTCACCGGGATGCAGGAAGAACTGGCCGCTGAGATACGGTCTCTGCTGGAAAACGGGCATGAGGAAACCATGACGGCGACGGAATGGGAGCAGCTGAAAGAGTTTCACTACAAGCAGAAATATTTATTGCGGATTTTACAAAGATTATCTACATTTGCGTCCCGCGATCAGGTGTCTTCATCGTGA
- a CDS encoding DUF4375 domain-containing protein — MGCTHESRQTIYMIWLLAAEVNNGGYNQSYFNSSRKFYTHLPNALKLIGADKFADLTKQANMIFEKRNHETISQSDDGDPLNKLDDEFFELYKTEDLQQMQAAYIRKHKAAFIDK; from the coding sequence ATGGGCTGCACCCATGAGTCTCGCCAAACTATCTATATGATCTGGCTTTTAGCAGCAGAAGTAAATAATGGCGGCTACAACCAGTCCTACTTCAATTCAAGTCGGAAATTCTACACGCACCTGCCTAACGCGTTAAAGCTTATCGGGGCCGACAAATTCGCAGACTTGACTAAACAGGCAAATATGATTTTTGAAAAAAGAAATCACGAAACTATCAGCCAATCAGATGACGGCGACCCGTTGAATAAGCTTGACGATGAATTCTTCGAACTATACAAAACGGAAGATTTGCAACAAATGCAAGCAGCGTATATTCGGAAACATAAAGCAGCATTTATTGATAAATGA
- a CDS encoding menaquinone biosynthesis decarboxylase, which produces MAYKHLRHFIDTLEKAGELVRISTYVNPALEIAEIADRISKSPDGGKALLFENTGYDFPVLINSMGSYRRMCMALGVQELDDVAREIEGLFKMLSKPKEGILDKLSMLPKLGQFASWMPKVVSGRGSCQEVVMATPDLGKLPVMTCWPQDGGPFITLPVIHTKDPHTGSRNVGMYRMQVFEKDMTGMHWHKHKVSAKHFSEYKKLNKRMPVAVVLGGDPVYTYSATAPLPENVDEYMLAGFLRRKKVELVKCISQPDLEVPADADFVIEGYVDPGEELIWEGPFGDHTGYYSLADWYPRFHVTAITHRKDAVYPSTIVGIPPQEDAWIGKATERIFLAPIKMTLVPEIVDMDMPVEGVFHNLVTAQIQKDYAGQAQKVMNAMWGAGQMMFNKILVVTDTGTSITDYKALAQYAFRHLNPATDIYFSQGPMDVLDHSCSRMGFGGKMCIDGTAKLEEEIDERFDNSIFTPEVQAASLMAAFPEIRGVNASLLKEGIPCIIVAVEKSRKHHVRELHPQVAAQPGMEGVKMVLYVEHTVDAQDLPSALWRFCNNLDPKRDNIPAERPSSRNPDKVTACMGLDGTLKTKAFDDFQRDWPNIIVADDATIKAIDEKWAQLNLGPFLPSPSLKYKQQIYGEGAVVSL; this is translated from the coding sequence ATGGCATACAAGCACCTCAGGCATTTTATAGATACACTGGAAAAAGCAGGGGAACTGGTGCGCATCAGCACCTATGTAAACCCGGCATTGGAAATAGCCGAGATCGCGGACAGGATCAGCAAGTCCCCGGACGGGGGCAAAGCCCTCCTGTTCGAGAACACCGGATATGATTTCCCTGTGCTGATCAATTCGATGGGCAGTTACCGCAGGATGTGCATGGCGTTGGGCGTGCAGGAGCTGGATGATGTGGCCCGGGAAATTGAAGGGCTTTTTAAAATGCTGTCAAAACCCAAGGAAGGGATACTGGACAAGCTGTCCATGTTGCCGAAGCTGGGGCAGTTCGCATCCTGGATGCCCAAGGTAGTATCCGGGCGCGGCAGTTGCCAGGAGGTGGTCATGGCCACGCCCGATCTTGGAAAGCTGCCGGTGATGACCTGCTGGCCGCAGGATGGCGGGCCTTTCATCACGCTGCCGGTGATCCATACAAAAGACCCGCATACCGGTTCCCGCAACGTGGGGATGTACAGGATGCAGGTATTTGAAAAGGATATGACCGGCATGCACTGGCATAAACATAAAGTATCCGCCAAACATTTTTCCGAATACAAGAAACTGAATAAACGGATGCCCGTAGCGGTAGTGCTGGGCGGCGACCCGGTGTACACCTATTCCGCTACCGCGCCTTTGCCCGAGAATGTGGATGAATATATGCTGGCCGGTTTCCTGCGCAGGAAAAAGGTGGAGCTGGTGAAATGCATTTCGCAGCCCGATCTGGAAGTGCCTGCGGATGCGGATTTTGTCATAGAAGGATATGTCGATCCCGGAGAAGAGCTGATCTGGGAAGGGCCTTTCGGCGATCATACCGGTTACTATTCGCTGGCCGACTGGTACCCGCGTTTCCACGTCACCGCTATCACCCACCGAAAAGACGCCGTGTACCCCTCCACCATCGTGGGTATTCCCCCGCAGGAAGATGCCTGGATCGGCAAGGCCACGGAACGTATCTTCCTCGCGCCCATCAAAATGACCCTGGTGCCGGAGATCGTGGATATGGACATGCCCGTGGAAGGCGTCTTTCACAACCTGGTGACCGCACAGATACAGAAAGATTATGCCGGTCAGGCGCAGAAGGTGATGAATGCGATGTGGGGAGCCGGGCAGATGATGTTCAACAAAATACTCGTCGTAACAGATACCGGTACAAGCATCACGGATTATAAAGCGCTGGCGCAATATGCCTTCCGTCACCTCAACCCCGCAACGGATATCTATTTCAGCCAGGGCCCGATGGATGTGCTGGACCATTCCTGCTCCCGCATGGGCTTTGGCGGCAAAATGTGCATAGACGGAACAGCGAAGCTGGAAGAAGAGATCGATGAACGGTTTGACAACAGCATTTTTACACCCGAAGTACAGGCCGCTTCACTCATGGCCGCTTTCCCGGAGATCAGGGGAGTGAATGCCTCGTTGCTGAAAGAGGGGATACCCTGCATCATCGTTGCCGTGGAGAAAAGCCGCAAGCACCATGTGCGGGAACTGCATCCGCAGGTAGCGGCGCAGCCTGGCATGGAAGGCGTGAAAATGGTGCTGTACGTAGAGCATACGGTGGATGCGCAGGATCTGCCTTCCGCCCTCTGGCGCTTCTGCAATAACCTCGATCCGAAGCGGGACAACATCCCGGCGGAGCGCCCCTCGTCCCGCAACCCGGATAAAGTGACCGCCTGCATGGGGCTGGACGGGACGCTTAAAACAAAAGCCTTTGATGATTTTCAGCGGGACTGGCCGAATATCATCGTAGCGGATGATGCTACCATCAAAGCGATCGATGAAAAATGGGCGCAGCTGAACCTGGGGCCATTCCTTCCATCTCCCTCCCTGAAATACAAGCAGCAGATCTATGGGGAAGGGGCTGTGGTAAGCCTGTAA
- the tsaD gene encoding tRNA (adenosine(37)-N6)-threonylcarbamoyltransferase complex transferase subunit TsaD: protein MPISILAIESSCDETSAAVIVDGKVLSNIIANQTVHEQYGGVVPELASRAHQENIVPVVDLALRRSGVNKKDLSAIAFTQSPGLIGSLLVGSCFAKSMALALDVPLIGIHHMQAHVLANFIDDPKPAFPFLCLTVSGGHTQIVLCESPLQMKVIGETLDDAAGEAFDKSAKLLGLPYPGGPLIDKYAKEGNPERFRFPEPQIPGLNFSFSGLKTAILYFLQENKARQADFVETNLRDICASIQHRIITILMNKLVKASRETGIRELCVAGGVSANSGLRNALQAYGAQHQWNVYIPAFEYCTDNAAMIAMAAHYKYLAGAFSPLDVIPSARAAFE from the coding sequence ATGCCGATCTCTATTCTAGCTATTGAATCTTCCTGTGACGAAACCAGCGCCGCCGTGATCGTGGACGGGAAAGTGCTGTCCAACATCATTGCCAACCAGACGGTGCATGAGCAATACGGTGGTGTAGTGCCCGAGCTGGCCTCCCGTGCGCACCAGGAGAATATTGTGCCGGTGGTGGACCTGGCGCTGCGCAGATCCGGCGTCAACAAGAAAGACCTTAGCGCCATTGCCTTTACACAATCGCCCGGCCTGATCGGTTCACTGCTGGTCGGCAGCTGTTTCGCAAAGTCGATGGCCCTTGCCCTGGATGTCCCGCTCATCGGCATACATCATATGCAGGCCCATGTGCTCGCCAATTTCATCGATGATCCCAAACCGGCATTCCCTTTCCTCTGCCTCACCGTTTCCGGTGGCCATACACAGATCGTATTATGCGAAAGCCCGCTGCAAATGAAAGTGATCGGCGAAACGCTGGATGATGCGGCGGGAGAGGCATTCGATAAAAGTGCAAAACTGCTGGGCCTACCGTATCCCGGCGGCCCGCTGATAGACAAGTACGCGAAAGAAGGAAATCCTGAACGGTTCCGCTTCCCCGAGCCGCAGATACCGGGCCTGAACTTCAGCTTCAGCGGCCTGAAAACCGCCATTCTTTACTTCTTGCAGGAGAACAAGGCCAGGCAGGCGGATTTTGTGGAAACGAATCTCCGCGATATCTGCGCTTCCATTCAGCACCGCATCATCACTATCCTGATGAACAAGCTGGTAAAAGCTTCCCGCGAAACCGGCATCAGGGAGTTATGCGTAGCGGGTGGCGTAAGCGCGAACTCCGGCCTCCGGAACGCCCTGCAGGCCTATGGCGCGCAACATCAATGGAATGTGTACATCCCTGCCTTCGAGTATTGTACGGACAATGCGGCGATGATCGCCATGGCCGCGCATTATAAATATCTCGCCGGCGCATTCAGCCCGCTGGACGTTATTCCCAGCGCACGCGCAGCTTTTGAATAA
- a CDS encoding peptide chain release factor 3, whose protein sequence is MTEMKYANEINKRKSFAIIAHPDAGKTTLTEKFLLFGGAIQTAGAVKSNKIKKHTTSDFMEIERQRGISVATSVMTFEYRDILVNLLDTPGHKDFAEDTYRTLTAVDSVVLVIDCVKGVEEQTKKLMEVCRMRDTPVIIFVNKLDRDGKNPFDLLDELEELLNIRVRPLSWPISMGKDFKGVYNLYDKSFVSFAANRKATDEDIVPMPDLTSPQVDELFNTTDAAQLRNDVELIEGVYDPFDKQPYLEGKLAPVFFGSAVNNFGVKDLLDTFVEIAPVPRDREASTRTVKVGEDKFSGFIFKIHANLDPRHRDRIAFLRVCSGKFERNKYFHHVRLDKDVRFANPYNFLAREKNIIDDAYPGDVVGLFDTGNFKIGDTLTEGENFYFTGIPSFSPELFKELVNKDPMKTKQLEKGISQLTDEGVAQLFTQHNGNRKIIGCVGDLQFEVIQYRLLQEYGASCQFNSLPFYKACWITGPKQKLEDFIRFKSANVVEDKDGHLVYLAQSEWYLNTERANNPDIEFHFTSEIHK, encoded by the coding sequence ATGACCGAAATGAAATACGCGAACGAGATCAACAAAAGGAAATCCTTTGCCATTATCGCCCACCCCGATGCGGGTAAGACTACCCTGACGGAAAAATTCCTCCTGTTCGGCGGCGCTATCCAGACGGCCGGCGCGGTAAAGTCCAACAAGATCAAGAAACATACGACCTCCGACTTCATGGAAATTGAGCGCCAGCGGGGTATCTCCGTGGCTACTTCCGTGATGACCTTCGAATACCGCGATATTCTTGTGAACTTGCTGGATACCCCCGGTCACAAGGACTTTGCGGAAGACACCTACCGCACCCTCACCGCAGTGGACAGTGTGGTACTGGTGATCGACTGCGTAAAAGGTGTGGAAGAGCAGACCAAGAAACTGATGGAGGTCTGCCGCATGCGGGATACGCCGGTGATCATTTTTGTGAACAAGCTGGACCGGGATGGCAAAAATCCTTTCGACCTGCTGGATGAACTGGAAGAACTGCTCAATATCCGCGTTCGCCCCCTCAGCTGGCCCATCAGCATGGGCAAGGATTTCAAGGGCGTGTATAACCTGTACGACAAGAGTTTTGTGAGCTTTGCCGCCAACCGGAAAGCCACGGATGAAGATATCGTTCCCATGCCGGACCTCACCAGTCCACAAGTGGATGAACTGTTCAATACCACCGATGCTGCGCAACTGCGGAATGACGTGGAACTGATCGAAGGGGTGTACGACCCGTTTGACAAACAGCCTTACCTCGAAGGCAAACTCGCGCCGGTGTTCTTCGGCAGTGCGGTGAACAACTTCGGGGTGAAGGACCTGCTGGATACCTTCGTGGAGATCGCTCCGGTGCCGCGGGACCGGGAGGCCAGTACGCGGACGGTGAAAGTGGGAGAAGACAAATTCTCGGGCTTCATCTTCAAGATACACGCCAACCTCGATCCCCGTCACCGGGACAGGATCGCGTTCCTGCGCGTATGTTCCGGCAAGTTCGAGCGGAACAAATATTTCCATCATGTGCGGCTGGACAAGGATGTGCGTTTCGCCAATCCCTATAACTTCCTGGCCCGGGAAAAGAATATCATCGACGATGCTTACCCCGGCGATGTGGTGGGGCTTTTCGATACCGGCAACTTCAAGATCGGAGATACGCTCACGGAAGGCGAGAACTTTTATTTTACCGGCATCCCCAGCTTCTCACCCGAGCTGTTCAAGGAACTGGTGAACAAGGACCCGATGAAGACCAAACAGCTGGAAAAAGGCATCAGCCAGCTGACGGACGAGGGCGTGGCGCAGCTGTTCACCCAGCACAACGGCAACCGCAAGATCATCGGCTGTGTGGGCGACCTGCAGTTTGAAGTGATCCAGTACCGTTTGCTCCAGGAGTACGGCGCTTCCTGCCAGTTCAATAGCCTGCCGTTCTATAAAGCCTGCTGGATCACGGGACCAAAACAGAAGCTGGAAGATTTTATCCGCTTCAAGAGCGCCAATGTGGTAGAGGATAAAGACGGGCACCTGGTGTACCTCGCCCAGTCGGAATGGTATCTTAATACAGAACGCGCCAATAACCCCGATATCGAATTCCATTTCACATCGGAAATTCACAAGTAA
- a CDS encoding DUF6089 family protein codes for MKKILGFVLMLSTPIFTYAQDWHVGLIGGISNYSGDLNEKRVDFRYTRPMVGLMVKKDMNRFLTLRGGFSFGMIAGADSTNESLALVARNLSFRSPIWEGQLGAELNILDIDDKGFTPYIFAGVSLFSFYPTTRDSLGNKIALRRLSTEGQGLPQYPERGNQYALHQVSIPFGVGFKYIFTEKLTLGIETGLRATFTDYLDDVSTTYVDQNTLLAERGQAAVDFSYRGDETNGDKVIPNPNYPLDGAQRGSAKYKDWYIFTGFTIMYRIGGGSSGRPTNFSRCPRM; via the coding sequence TTGAAAAAGATCCTTGGATTTGTTTTAATGCTTTCAACCCCGATCTTCACGTATGCTCAGGATTGGCATGTTGGCCTTATCGGCGGGATCAGTAATTACAGCGGAGACCTGAACGAAAAACGGGTTGACTTTCGGTACACCCGGCCCATGGTAGGATTGATGGTGAAGAAGGACATGAACCGCTTCCTGACCCTGCGCGGCGGCTTCAGCTTTGGCATGATCGCCGGGGCGGACAGCACCAATGAAAGCCTGGCCCTGGTAGCCCGCAACCTTTCTTTCCGTTCCCCCATCTGGGAAGGACAGCTGGGTGCGGAACTGAATATCCTGGATATCGATGATAAAGGTTTTACACCCTACATTTTTGCCGGGGTGTCTTTGTTCAGTTTTTATCCCACCACGCGGGATTCCCTGGGCAACAAGATCGCTTTGCGTCGCCTGAGCACGGAAGGGCAGGGGCTTCCACAGTATCCTGAAAGAGGTAACCAGTACGCCCTGCATCAGGTGTCTATTCCTTTCGGCGTGGGTTTCAAATACATTTTTACAGAGAAGCTGACGCTGGGTATAGAAACCGGGCTGCGCGCAACCTTCACGGATTACCTGGATGATGTGAGCACCACCTATGTGGATCAGAATACTTTGCTGGCGGAACGCGGGCAGGCTGCGGTGGACTTTTCCTACCGCGGGGACGAGACGAACGGGGATAAGGTGATCCCCAATCCGAACTATCCGCTGGATGGCGCCCAGCGTGGTTCTGCAAAGTATAAGGACTGGTACATCTTCACCGGGTTTACGATCATGTACCGCATCGGCGGAGGCAGCAGCGGCCGCCCCACGAATTTTTCCCGTTGCCCGCGCATGTAA
- a CDS encoding ABC transporter permease yields MLSTLKILWSSLKMALQELRVNKLRTSLSLLGISIGIFCIIAVLTVTDSMESNIRNDLKSLGTNVIYLQKWPWDGGDGEWWRYINRPQPKYSEMKQIKDKVSTSDAVTFVFSSGGRKIEYGVDYMEGAEMLAVTMDLEKMQAVDIAMGRYFSPNELLQGSNVIVLGANIWEGLFLTPEAALGKVVRFAGRNCKVVGLLKKKGESLMGGVINDNTILLPYLFARTIVDERRYAEPFFMVRARPDVSVGQLKDDLTGAMRAIHRLRPTEENDFALNEITTAQDELESIFGNINLGGAVIAIFALIVGGFGIANIMFVTVKERTNIIGLKKAVGARPSIILLEFLLEAILLCLIGGSIGLLIVYIGTLIAGNLFSSFEIAMSTGNIILGLSISAVVGIIAGFIPAFSASRLDPVVAIRSN; encoded by the coding sequence ATGCTTTCTACGCTGAAGATTTTATGGAGCAGTCTGAAAATGGCCCTGCAGGAACTGCGGGTCAACAAGCTGCGCACCTCTCTGTCCCTGCTGGGCATCTCCATCGGTATTTTCTGCATCATTGCGGTGCTGACGGTGACGGACAGTATGGAATCCAATATCCGCAACGATCTGAAATCCCTCGGCACCAATGTCATCTACCTTCAGAAGTGGCCCTGGGACGGGGGAGACGGGGAATGGTGGCGGTATATCAACCGTCCGCAGCCGAAATATTCAGAGATGAAGCAGATCAAGGACAAAGTATCCACTTCAGATGCGGTGACCTTTGTTTTTTCTTCCGGCGGCCGCAAGATCGAATACGGTGTAGATTATATGGAGGGCGCGGAAATGCTGGCGGTAACGATGGACCTGGAAAAGATGCAGGCGGTGGATATTGCGATGGGCCGTTATTTCAGTCCGAATGAACTCCTGCAGGGCAGCAATGTGATCGTGCTGGGCGCCAATATATGGGAAGGGCTGTTCCTGACGCCGGAGGCGGCGCTGGGCAAAGTGGTGCGTTTTGCCGGCCGTAACTGCAAGGTAGTGGGCCTGCTGAAGAAAAAGGGCGAAAGCCTTATGGGCGGGGTGATCAATGACAATACCATACTGCTGCCTTATCTCTTCGCCCGTACGATCGTGGATGAACGCCGTTATGCGGAACCGTTCTTTATGGTCCGCGCCAGGCCGGATGTGTCCGTGGGGCAGTTGAAAGACGATCTGACCGGGGCCATGCGGGCGATCCACCGGTTAAGGCCCACCGAGGAGAATGACTTTGCACTGAACGAGATCACCACGGCGCAGGACGAGCTGGAGAGCATCTTCGGGAATATCAACCTGGGCGGGGCGGTGATCGCCATATTTGCGCTGATCGTAGGCGGTTTCGGTATTGCCAATATCATGTTCGTGACCGTGAAGGAGCGGACCAATATCATCGGCCTCAAAAAGGCGGTCGGCGCCAGGCCTTCCATTATTTTGCTGGAATTCCTGCTGGAAGCCATCCTGCTCTGCCTGATCGGCGGTTCTATCGGCCTGCTGATCGTTTATATCGGCACTCTGATAGCCGGGAATCTGTTCAGCAGCTTCGAGATCGCCATGTCCACCGGGAATATTATCCTGGGGTTGAGCATCTCCGCAGTAGTGGGTATTATCGCCGGATTTATACCGGCATTTTCCGCCAGCCGGCTCGACCCTGTTGTTGCCATCCGCAGCAATTAG
- a CDS encoding NAD(P)-dependent oxidoreductase, whose amino-acid sequence MTAQLIQIGLIREEKIPLDNRVAFTPLQCKWIMTHYPGIRITVQPSPHRSYKDEEYEAAGIPVQENLSHCSILMGIKEVPPEQLIPGKTYLFFSHTKKQQPQNQPMLQAILEKEITLIDYECLVHEDGQRILGFGFFAGVVGAHNGLLEYGRRTGLFDFKRVHECHDFQELITHYFGVKLPPLKIVATGSGRVTAGILEVMGLLAIKYIPPEEFLFNEYAYPVYTQLKAGELYLRKTDKTYSREDFHANPAQYDCKFLPYVTSSDILMNGIYWEKDIEPLFTWSDLTKDNFRIRVIADITDDKHGSIPCNLGDGTIENPSYGVNRYTQKKTAPYEEDSVTMMCVGNLPNELPRDASQFFGDQLMKYVFDELLKEKSPMIEKATITRNGRLTERYAYLQEYATGSGSKASVVE is encoded by the coding sequence ATGACTGCGCAGCTCATACAAATCGGACTGATCAGGGAAGAAAAGATTCCGCTGGATAACCGCGTTGCATTCACGCCCCTGCAATGCAAATGGATCATGACGCATTACCCGGGCATCAGGATCACCGTGCAACCCTCCCCTCACCGCAGTTATAAAGATGAGGAATATGAAGCGGCTGGCATCCCCGTTCAGGAAAACCTCTCCCATTGCAGCATCCTGATGGGCATCAAGGAGGTGCCGCCGGAACAACTGATCCCGGGCAAAACATACCTCTTTTTCTCCCATACGAAGAAACAGCAGCCCCAGAACCAGCCTATGCTGCAGGCCATCCTGGAAAAAGAGATCACCCTCATAGATTATGAATGTCTCGTGCATGAGGACGGGCAGCGGATACTGGGCTTCGGGTTCTTTGCCGGAGTGGTGGGCGCACATAACGGTCTGCTGGAATACGGACGGAGAACGGGCTTGTTTGATTTCAAACGGGTGCATGAATGCCACGATTTCCAGGAGCTGATCACCCACTATTTCGGCGTGAAGCTGCCGCCGCTGAAGATCGTGGCCACCGGCTCGGGAAGGGTTACCGCAGGTATCCTGGAAGTGATGGGCCTGCTGGCGATCAAATACATCCCGCCGGAAGAATTCCTCTTCAATGAATACGCTTACCCCGTCTACACACAGCTGAAAGCTGGGGAACTGTATCTTCGTAAAACAGACAAAACCTACAGCCGGGAGGACTTCCATGCCAACCCTGCGCAATACGACTGCAAATTCCTCCCCTATGTGACGAGCAGCGACATCCTCATGAACGGCATCTACTGGGAAAAGGATATCGAGCCGCTTTTTACCTGGAGCGATCTCACCAAGGACAACTTCCGCATCCGCGTCATCGCCGACATTACGGATGACAAACACGGCTCCATTCCCTGCAACCTGGGCGATGGCACCATCGAAAACCCCTCCTACGGCGTCAACCGTTACACCCAAAAGAAAACGGCCCCGTACGAAGAAGATTCGGTGACTATGATGTGCGTGGGCAACCTGCCCAATGAACTGCCGCGGGATGCTTCGCAGTTCTTTGGCGACCAGCTGATGAAATATGTGTTCGATGAATTGCTGAAAGAAAAAAGCCCCATGATAGAAAAGGCCACCATCACCCGCAATGGCAGGCTTACGGAACGGTATGCCTACCTGCAGGAGTATGCTACAGGTTCAGGTAGTAAGGCTTCAGTAGTTGAATGA